The Calditerrivibrio nitroreducens DSM 19672 genome window below encodes:
- the ybgF gene encoding tol-pal system protein YbgF, translated as MKRFIYLLPVLFLCACATDDIALLKKSVSELNSQNMELKKEIADLKTGLTEQDRKIKTVNEDIRLNAEAVITLKSDLKSMETRLNDKIKAIEAQLPQSKAQKVEQVQQKIQSSQSDSNKVYIEDNIADKATLYNLAMELYKSGRYEESIDKFRSFTVRFPSDSLADNSLYWMGESYLNLNNLEKAAESFRNVIENYPQENKVPDAMYKLGVTLDKLGKRNEAVDILKKLILNFKYSDIANTAKSKLIEWGVKDE; from the coding sequence ATGAAAAGATTTATTTACCTCTTGCCTGTGCTGTTTTTGTGTGCTTGTGCCACCGATGATATTGCTCTTTTGAAAAAGAGTGTAAGTGAGCTAAACAGTCAGAATATGGAATTGAAAAAAGAGATTGCAGACCTTAAAACTGGTCTAACGGAGCAGGATAGAAAAATTAAGACGGTAAATGAGGATATCAGACTCAATGCTGAGGCTGTGATTACACTGAAGTCTGATTTAAAATCTATGGAGACAAGATTGAATGATAAGATAAAAGCTATCGAAGCTCAGCTCCCCCAATCTAAAGCCCAAAAGGTAGAGCAGGTTCAACAGAAGATACAATCTTCCCAATCCGATTCAAACAAGGTATATATAGAGGATAATATAGCTGACAAGGCTACTTTATACAATCTGGCTATGGAGCTTTACAAAAGTGGACGTTACGAAGAGAGTATTGATAAATTTAGATCTTTTACGGTGAGATTCCCATCCGATTCACTTGCGGACAATTCCCTTTACTGGATGGGTGAAAGCTATCTAAATCTGAATAACTTAGAAAAAGCTGCTGAATCTTTCAGGAATGTTATAGAAAATTATCCACAGGAGAACAAAGTCCCTGATGCTATGTACAAGCTGGGGGTTACCCTTGATAAGTTGGGTAAAAGAAACGAAGCAGTGGATATACTTAAAAAACTGATTTTAAATTTTAAATATTCAGATATTGCAAATACAGCCAAAAGCAAATTAATAGAATGGGGAGTAAAAGATGAATAG
- a CDS encoding AEC family transporter → MNGHLQIIINQVIIFGILMLIGFISSKTKVICQDSLTHLARFIVKIILPCLIFAVVAGSGVTTKEFAVSLHFTVAVIILFVLLPILGYIVAKLFRLEGKSFNIFLPLMTFGNMGFIGIPLINEVYKDPLAGVSITIYTLVDMSLLWTFGVYMCSRHIGGSSIKNSIKNMINPTTIALFLAILVLVFGIKLPKVITDTIYGIGGTSKYLTMIYLGAALSFMDHKGVLKKPHIFAIVIVKLVIVPVLLYGIFKSYLPSVQLGILSIVAGLPIMTTVVMLAKAYDSDDHLATEAIFVTTISCLVTIPAVSVINAFLWG, encoded by the coding sequence GTGAACGGTCATCTACAAATAATTATCAATCAGGTAATAATATTTGGAATACTGATGTTGATTGGCTTTATATCATCGAAGACAAAAGTAATCTGTCAGGATAGTTTAACTCATCTTGCACGTTTTATAGTAAAGATTATTCTCCCTTGCCTCATATTTGCTGTGGTGGCGGGTAGTGGGGTTACAACAAAAGAGTTTGCGGTCTCTCTTCATTTTACCGTTGCGGTTATCATACTGTTTGTTTTGCTCCCAATATTGGGATACATCGTTGCAAAGCTTTTCAGATTGGAGGGGAAAAGTTTCAATATCTTTTTACCACTTATGACGTTTGGTAATATGGGTTTTATTGGGATTCCTCTGATCAATGAGGTTTACAAAGATCCTCTGGCTGGTGTGTCAATTACAATATATACACTCGTGGATATGTCTTTGTTGTGGACTTTTGGTGTATATATGTGCAGCAGACATATCGGTGGGTCATCGATAAAAAATTCTATAAAAAATATGATAAATCCCACCACAATAGCGCTTTTTCTGGCTATATTAGTTTTAGTGTTTGGGATAAAATTGCCTAAGGTCATTACGGATACCATTTATGGTATAGGTGGGACGAGTAAATACCTTACGATGATATATCTCGGGGCTGCCTTAAGCTTTATGGATCATAAAGGTGTTTTGAAAAAGCCTCATATATTTGCTATAGTAATTGTAAAGTTGGTTATCGTTCCTGTATTGTTATACGGTATTTTCAAAAGTTATCTTCCCTCAGTCCAGCTCGGTATTTTAAGTATTGTGGCCGGTTTGCCCATCATGACCACTGTCGTAATGCTTGCAAAGGCGTACGACTCAGATGACCATCTTGCCACAGAAGCGATTTTTGTCACCACGATTTCTTGCCTGGTCACGATACCTGCAGTTTCAGTAATAAATGCTTTTTTGTGGGGGTAA
- a CDS encoding HAD family hydrolase, translated as MSAEKEILIFDLDGTILDTIEDIHSSLMDMLRYFKFSTFDISITKQYVGDGIKKLVERAVGQDNFKDEHERYFRSVYKENLVKKTKPFDSILDVLERLKGRYIMAVLSNKSFEMTDYLIRYFKLDNYFLRWYGGDSFVEKKPSPLPIYEIIKITGSKKGGYVIGDNYTDVESGNRAGLKTIFCRYGYGKLYDLKPDYFVDTPEELLNILI; from the coding sequence TTGTCTGCAGAAAAAGAGATCCTGATATTTGATCTTGATGGAACAATCCTCGATACAATTGAAGATATCCACAGCTCACTGATGGATATGCTAAGATATTTTAAATTTTCGACATTTGATATCTCAATCACAAAGCAATATGTGGGTGATGGGATAAAAAAGCTTGTGGAAAGGGCGGTGGGGCAGGATAATTTTAAAGATGAACATGAAAGATATTTTAGATCAGTTTATAAAGAAAATCTTGTCAAAAAGACAAAGCCTTTTGATTCAATACTCGACGTCCTTGAGAGATTGAAGGGTAGATATATCATGGCTGTTCTTTCTAATAAATCATTTGAAATGACCGATTATCTCATAAGATATTTTAAACTGGATAATTATTTTTTAAGATGGTATGGTGGCGATTCTTTTGTAGAGAAAAAGCCTTCACCCCTACCGATCTACGAAATTATAAAAATTACTGGTTCAAAAAAGGGTGGGTATGTAATAGGTGATAACTATACCGATGTGGAGTCTGGAAATAGAGCTGGGCTTAAAACGATTTTCTGCAGATATGGCTATGGTAAGCTTTACGATCTAAAGCCTGATTATTTCGTGGATACTCCGGAAGAGCTTTTGAATATACTTATCTGA
- a CDS encoding amidohydrolase family protein: MKKAYKSRYIYFDGKVLTDKYLIFDEKVIGISDNPEDAEKIYEKEHSIIMPAFINTHTHLPMSLFRGLADDIPLMDWLKNYIWPAESKYLSEEFVYDATLLAACEMIHSGTVCGNDMYFYSKSIGEAIKKAGLKVVLGAGILDFPTKFGKDIDDYLNNALKLYEYFKGDRDVKIALSPHAPYTVSPESYKRCIKFAEKYDLLIHTHLGETMDEVNNIKQKYGKTPVLLMDEVGLFDTKSIVAHMVHLTEEEIDVVGKKSANISHCLESNLKLGSGFANIKKYMDAGANVSIGTDGSASNNDLDMLGELSTVAKFHKGLNLDPTVLDAATVIDMATKNAARGLFWENCGELKKGFYADFIVVKFDDPFTVPVFNPVSQVVYSAKSRNIVDLFVNGEPVMMNGKITTIDENEVIEKARWWGDKIQ; encoded by the coding sequence ATGAAAAAAGCGTATAAATCAAGATACATATATTTTGATGGAAAAGTTTTAACGGATAAATATTTAATTTTCGATGAAAAGGTTATCGGTATATCTGATAATCCCGAGGATGCGGAGAAGATATACGAAAAAGAACACTCCATAATAATGCCAGCATTTATAAATACCCACACACATCTACCAATGAGCCTTTTTAGGGGGCTTGCGGATGATATCCCACTTATGGACTGGCTGAAAAACTATATATGGCCTGCGGAGTCAAAGTATCTTTCTGAAGAGTTTGTCTATGACGCCACCCTTCTGGCTGCCTGTGAAATGATCCACTCGGGTACCGTTTGTGGGAATGATATGTATTTTTATTCAAAAAGTATAGGGGAAGCCATAAAAAAAGCAGGGTTAAAGGTGGTATTAGGGGCTGGAATCCTCGATTTTCCCACAAAATTTGGGAAAGATATAGATGACTATCTAAACAATGCACTAAAATTATACGAATATTTTAAAGGCGATAGAGACGTAAAAATAGCCCTTTCCCCCCACGCCCCTTATACAGTTTCTCCGGAGAGTTATAAGAGATGTATAAAATTTGCCGAAAAGTATGATCTTTTGATACATACACATCTTGGGGAGACGATGGATGAAGTGAATAATATAAAACAAAAATATGGGAAAACCCCGGTTTTATTGATGGATGAGGTGGGTTTATTCGATACAAAATCTATTGTAGCCCATATGGTTCATCTCACAGAGGAAGAAATAGATGTTGTAGGGAAAAAATCTGCCAATATCTCCCATTGTCTTGAGAGCAATTTGAAGCTTGGTAGTGGCTTTGCAAACATAAAAAAATATATGGATGCTGGGGCAAATGTCTCAATAGGTACAGATGGATCAGCCAGCAACAACGATCTTGATATGCTGGGGGAGTTGTCCACCGTGGCGAAATTTCACAAAGGTTTAAACCTTGATCCTACCGTACTGGATGCTGCTACTGTCATAGATATGGCCACAAAAAATGCCGCAAGAGGGCTTTTTTGGGAAAACTGTGGGGAATTAAAAAAAGGTTTTTACGCTGATTTTATAGTAGTTAAATTTGATGATCCTTTTACCGTTCCTGTTTTTAATCCTGTTTCTCAGGTGGTTTATTCTGCTAAATCTCGAAATATCGTTGATCTTTTTGTGAATGGGGAGCCTGTTATGATGAATGGGAAAATTACCACAATAGATGAAAATGAGGTTATTGAAAAAGCCAGATGGTGGGGGGACAAAATTCAGTGA
- a CDS encoding flagellin yields MAMIIYNNIPSLTAQRYVGISNTNLAKSLEKLSSGLRINHASDDASGLAISEKLRGQISGLKRAAMNAQDGISMLQTAEGAMGEVHSILQRMRELAVQASNGIYTTNDRKYIQDEVDQLKSEINRISASTEFNTKKLLNGDATALWSADSNKLDTIIRGRVAEGNYNITVDATPGQNYIYKTDVMTLKDGAYAAEFVEGQNGISARKITDVNGLNRTINNTSVYTVDVVTTNLNSAAGTGFSGVIATYAVSSATSLSNAAMDTASSTVANLTTGYYEIEALASFTGGGTAVATFGSALRVRFYNATNGTLSDWTNFDVSRSSGGTLYTNISLGGNSLRLTLGSNTVTAGDKVLFQVSNFDTLNVSANASTTGAANVSIVDSYGKTHVRREINNFVSSSEYRTTQFYIAEMNSANGSVNYGSFKLEMGKMMPAQTGQLKFEVAGPGDRATDFTQLKDIARFVNADGRNIFDNTQALTIFGNGKSTTIYLEGSDTIKDFEDKLTSAIKDGLGMGNDDVNSVNDHLVDYVKSGTSGTPQAVAGTFVIQSALLGEDSRLSFIGDQALIDGLSLATIQQGKNSELNITVTNAHTGETIGSDVVNDYTLKNIIKGVDVKIDSSVDVTSSWNNTGKKITFVSKAGTESMKLHLVDNATELQIGANEGQTIEAYVTQLDTKSLGLNDVYMVSQELAQKSITKIDRAIEMVSGMRATIGAQVNRLEYAISNLNVTRENLVAAESRIRDLDVAAEMATFTRWQILNQSGTAMLAQANQLPQLALQLLR; encoded by the coding sequence ATGGCAATGATAATTTACAACAACATCCCATCTTTGACAGCTCAAAGATATGTTGGTATATCCAACACAAATTTAGCTAAGTCCCTTGAAAAACTTTCCTCTGGTTTGAGGATAAACCATGCATCTGATGATGCATCAGGGCTCGCAATTTCTGAAAAATTAAGGGGACAGATCAGCGGTCTTAAAAGGGCAGCAATGAATGCTCAGGACGGTATATCAATGCTGCAGACTGCAGAAGGTGCTATGGGCGAAGTGCACAGCATCCTTCAAAGGATGAGGGAGCTTGCAGTTCAGGCATCAAACGGTATCTACACCACAAACGACCGTAAATATATTCAGGATGAAGTAGACCAGCTGAAATCTGAGATAAACCGTATATCTGCTTCCACAGAGTTCAACACCAAAAAGCTCCTAAACGGTGACGCCACAGCTCTCTGGTCAGCTGATAGCAACAAGCTTGATACAATAATAAGAGGCAGAGTGGCAGAAGGTAACTACAACATCACAGTGGATGCCACACCAGGTCAAAACTACATCTACAAAACAGATGTAATGACCCTCAAAGATGGTGCATACGCAGCGGAATTTGTGGAAGGCCAAAACGGTATATCTGCAAGGAAGATTACCGATGTCAATGGTTTGAATAGAACTATAAATAATACCAGTGTTTATACAGTTGATGTTGTAACCACTAATTTAAACAGTGCAGCTGGTACCGGTTTTTCAGGAGTCATAGCTACATATGCTGTTTCATCAGCGACATCTTTAAGTAATGCCGCAATGGATACTGCAAGTAGTACTGTAGCTAATTTAACTACAGGGTATTATGAAATAGAGGCACTGGCTTCCTTCACAGGTGGAGGTACTGCTGTAGCTACATTTGGAAGTGCCCTTAGAGTAAGATTTTACAACGCAACAAATGGAACCCTTTCAGATTGGACTAATTTTGATGTTTCAAGAAGCAGTGGTGGTACTTTATATACTAATATTAGCTTGGGTGGTAACTCTCTTAGGCTAACTCTCGGTAGTAATACAGTTACAGCTGGGGATAAGGTTCTATTCCAGGTGTCGAATTTCGATACGTTGAATGTTTCAGCTAATGCTTCAACGACTGGTGCTGCCAATGTTTCAATAGTCGACTCGTATGGTAAGACTCATGTAAGGCGGGAGATCAATAATTTTGTTTCTTCTTCAGAGTATAGGACAACGCAATTTTATATTGCGGAGATGAACTCTGCCAATGGTTCAGTAAATTATGGTAGCTTCAAGCTCGAGATGGGTAAGATGATGCCAGCTCAGACAGGTCAGCTAAAGTTTGAAGTGGCTGGTCCTGGGGATAGGGCTACAGATTTTACTCAGCTAAAAGATATCGCAAGATTTGTGAATGCCGACGGTAGAAATATATTTGACAATACTCAGGCTCTCACAATCTTTGGTAATGGAAAGTCCACCACCATATACCTTGAAGGTAGTGATACTATAAAAGATTTTGAAGATAAGTTGACCTCTGCAATTAAAGATGGTCTGGGTATGGGTAATGATGATGTCAATTCTGTGAATGATCATCTCGTGGACTATGTAAAAAGCGGTACCTCCGGTACACCTCAGGCTGTGGCTGGTACTTTTGTCATCCAGTCTGCACTGCTTGGTGAAGACAGTAGATTGTCATTCATTGGTGACCAGGCTCTGATAGATGGCTTATCTCTTGCCACTATTCAGCAAGGTAAAAACTCTGAGCTTAATATAACTGTGACAAACGCACATACTGGTGAAACTATCGGATCAGATGTGGTAAACGACTACACATTAAAAAATATTATAAAAGGTGTAGATGTAAAAATCGATAGTAGTGTGGATGTAACTTCTTCATGGAATAACACAGGTAAGAAAATTACCTTTGTCTCCAAAGCTGGCACAGAGTCTATGAAGCTTCACCTTGTGGATAATGCTACAGAGCTTCAGATAGGTGCAAACGAAGGTCAAACCATCGAGGCATATGTGACACAGCTTGATACCAAGTCTCTCGGTTTAAATGATGTATATATGGTAAGCCAGGAGCTTGCTCAGAAGTCTATTACAAAAATAGACAGAGCTATTGAAATGGTATCAGGTATGAGGGCTACTATAGGTGCTCAGGTCAATAGACTTGAATACGCTATCAGCAACCTGAATGTAACAAGAGAAAACTTAGTAGCTGCTGAATCCAGGATCCGTGACCTTGATGTGGCTGCTGAAATGGCTACCTTTACAAGATGGCAGATTCTCAACCAGTCTGGTACTGCAATGCTTGCTCAGGCTAATCAGCTTCCACAGTTGGCACTTCAGCTTTTGAGGTAA
- a CDS encoding MBL fold metallo-hydrolase: MIVTFLVDNYVDKAGLVAEHGFSALIQANGKNILFDAGQTGAIVSNLKAMGIDPRNIDFIVLSHGHYDHTGGLSYLNLSEKVKIYSHKKIDSRHLRVRPDGDYDYIGIDETFFSNNKHLFSFNDSVSEIDRGIFLSGGIGRFEEFDSDKNLFIEDTGLFSKDYFPDEQYLAVREENGWSIITGCSHAGIVNIVKDFKSKFGDEIIKSVIGGFHLFRSGEKELQHVSDFLMNNDIKYIITGHCTGINAICHFSTIFQKRFIPIKVGLTVEM, from the coding sequence TTGATCGTTACATTCCTTGTGGACAATTACGTTGACAAAGCCGGATTGGTGGCAGAGCATGGATTTTCCGCTTTGATACAGGCAAATGGCAAAAATATCCTTTTTGATGCTGGGCAAACAGGTGCTATTGTTTCCAATTTAAAAGCAATGGGTATTGATCCCAGAAATATAGATTTTATTGTGTTGAGTCATGGACATTACGATCACACAGGTGGGCTTTCCTACTTAAATCTATCTGAAAAGGTAAAAATCTACTCCCACAAAAAGATAGATTCCCGACATCTTAGAGTTAGACCTGATGGGGATTACGACTACATAGGTATTGATGAAACGTTCTTTTCAAATAATAAACACCTTTTTTCATTCAACGATTCAGTTAGTGAAATTGATAGAGGGATCTTTCTTTCTGGAGGGATAGGGAGGTTTGAAGAGTTTGATTCCGATAAGAATCTTTTTATAGAGGATACAGGTCTCTTTTCAAAAGATTATTTTCCCGACGAGCAGTATCTTGCCGTAAGGGAGGAAAATGGGTGGAGTATAATTACCGGATGTTCCCATGCAGGTATCGTAAATATAGTAAAAGATTTTAAGAGTAAATTCGGTGATGAGATTATAAAAAGTGTAATAGGGGGCTTTCATCTATTTAGAAGCGGTGAGAAAGAACTGCAGCACGTATCAGATTTTTTAATGAATAATGATATAAAATATATCATAACTGGACATTGCACCGGAATAAATGCCATCTGCCATTTTAGTACGATTTTTCAAAAAAGATTTATTCCGATCAAAGTTGGGCTGACCGTTGAAATGTAA
- a CDS encoding LysM peptidoglycan-binding domain-containing protein, which translates to MNRLFYFLAIFLISGLVFADINYEIKKGDTLWGISKRFYKNPFKWPVIWKYNTYISNPDLIYPKKFVIIPLKSRADKESTGYAEIDLSKFERLTDAAGQFTPENSIALKEDPDTLKSLGFIRQTSPEVKDNEKFEHIKRVLGFYKDGQYELVFESPITSEVVSIQDGKFNAADGDIVYVVSEKSLLVGDKVVFLEPLKSEDKFVVYSYAGEGVVYKKSGNSYQVRTTKVYDAIRSGLKVVDYIKNDFPMPVEFVKTDLDKKGVIIGMQQNSSMSGQGYTAVLNIGKNSGIKPGDIFSIYRYAEEGGFKNKVVVGEGVVVYAQDRYATLAILSNKQEIMEGDLVSLDMVALQ; encoded by the coding sequence ATGAATAGGTTATTCTACTTCTTAGCTATTTTTTTGATTTCGGGGCTTGTATTTGCGGATATAAATTATGAGATCAAAAAAGGCGATACCCTTTGGGGTATATCTAAGAGGTTTTATAAAAACCCTTTTAAATGGCCTGTAATCTGGAAGTATAACACCTACATCAGTAATCCGGATCTTATATATCCCAAAAAGTTTGTCATCATACCACTTAAATCCAGAGCAGACAAAGAAAGTACAGGTTATGCGGAGATAGACTTATCTAAGTTTGAAAGATTGACTGATGCAGCAGGTCAATTTACTCCTGAAAATTCCATAGCTTTAAAGGAGGATCCAGATACATTAAAGAGTTTGGGGTTTATCAGGCAAACCTCACCTGAAGTAAAAGATAATGAAAAATTTGAACATATTAAAAGGGTGTTGGGTTTTTATAAAGATGGGCAGTATGAACTGGTATTTGAGTCTCCTATCACTTCAGAGGTGGTGAGTATACAGGATGGGAAATTCAATGCTGCGGATGGTGATATTGTGTATGTAGTCTCTGAAAAAAGCCTTCTGGTGGGGGATAAAGTGGTATTCCTTGAGCCATTAAAATCAGAGGATAAGTTCGTGGTGTATAGTTATGCTGGAGAAGGGGTGGTTTATAAAAAAAGTGGAAATAGCTATCAAGTAAGAACCACAAAAGTATATGACGCCATTAGAAGTGGGCTAAAAGTGGTGGACTATATAAAAAATGATTTTCCAATGCCTGTGGAATTTGTAAAAACCGATCTTGATAAAAAAGGGGTTATAATCGGTATGCAACAGAACTCTTCCATGTCCGGTCAGGGGTATACTGCAGTTTTAAATATTGGTAAAAATAGCGGAATAAAGCCCGGGGATATTTTTTCCATTTACAGGTATGCGGAGGAAGGTGGCTTTAAAAATAAAGTTGTTGTGGGGGAAGGGGTGGTGGTATACGCTCAAGATAGATATGCTACGCTTGCAATTCTTTCAAACAAACAGGAGATTATGGAGGGGGATCTGGTGTCCCTCGACATGGTGGCGTTGCAGTAG
- a CDS encoding Fur family transcriptional regulator, with protein MSEGNAEEILKRFNIRPNRNRIKVLNAIIGRDHTVSAVELISDLKDIDKTTIYRTLDLFEKKMIIMKDVDLDGVGHYCIRSKPNDPHTHFYCRECHKTMCKEIDKSIELNIVDEMVDSIEIKIVGVCKDCLQKKRS; from the coding sequence ATGTCAGAAGGTAATGCGGAAGAGATTTTAAAGAGGTTCAATATTAGGCCTAATCGTAATAGAATTAAAGTCTTAAATGCAATTATTGGTCGGGATCATACCGTTTCAGCGGTTGAATTGATCAGCGATTTAAAAGATATAGACAAAACGACCATATATAGAACACTGGATCTGTTTGAAAAGAAGATGATAATAATGAAAGATGTGGATTTAGACGGGGTGGGGCATTACTGTATAAGGTCAAAGCCAAATGATCCACATACACATTTCTACTGTCGGGAATGTCATAAAACTATGTGCAAAGAGATTGACAAATCAATCGAATTAAATATAGTAGATGAAATGGTCGACAGCATTGAAATAAAGATAGTGGGGGTATGTAAAGATTGTCTGCAGAAAAAGAGATCCTGA
- a CDS encoding chemotaxis protein CheV, giving the protein MALDHNILLEVGTNEFEVVEFIIRGERDNYYGINVAKVREIIKFPDVIHVPEAHPAIVGTANVRNKIIPIINLAYWLNIKYDYDPSTAKVIITYFNLQYNGFIVDDITRIHRVTWADIKDYATISDFQLANSVLGVVNINNRLVQLLDFEKIISEINPNTKMVNVEIDYSKSDLRSKKHVFLAEDSDVIRKLLVRNLEGAGYRVTAFENGRKLLDAIGKSNPDIIVTDLEMPVADGTFLIKTLRSTDRFKHTPIVVFSSLASEENEKKVLGIGANAFIGKPDMSIMINTLDKLVL; this is encoded by the coding sequence ATGGCGTTAGATCACAATATTTTACTTGAAGTGGGTACGAATGAGTTTGAGGTGGTTGAGTTTATTATAAGAGGCGAGAGAGACAATTACTATGGTATTAATGTGGCAAAGGTGCGGGAGATTATAAAGTTTCCCGATGTGATACATGTCCCGGAGGCACATCCTGCTATAGTGGGCACGGCAAATGTCCGAAATAAGATCATTCCCATAATCAATCTTGCCTATTGGCTCAATATTAAATACGACTACGACCCTTCCACCGCAAAGGTGATAATTACCTATTTTAATCTTCAATACAACGGATTTATAGTGGATGACATAACACGCATCCACAGAGTAACCTGGGCTGACATAAAAGATTATGCCACCATTTCCGATTTTCAGCTGGCCAATTCTGTCTTGGGGGTGGTGAATATAAACAACAGGCTTGTGCAGCTTCTTGATTTTGAAAAGATCATTTCGGAGATAAACCCCAATACAAAGATGGTGAATGTGGAGATAGATTATTCCAAATCAGATTTAAGATCAAAAAAACATGTATTTCTGGCGGAGGATTCCGACGTAATCCGAAAGCTTTTGGTGAGGAACCTTGAAGGTGCCGGGTACAGGGTAACTGCTTTTGAGAATGGTAGGAAATTGCTCGATGCTATAGGTAAATCGAATCCAGACATAATTGTAACAGATCTTGAGATGCCGGTGGCTGATGGTACCTTTTTGATAAAAACATTGCGAAGTACCGATAGATTTAAGCATACCCCCATTGTAGTATTTTCATCTCTTGCCAGTGAGGAGAATGAAAAAAAAGTTCTGGGGATTGGGGCAAATGCCTTCATCGGTAAGCCTGATATGAGTATAATGATAAATACTCTTGATAAATTAGTTTTATAA
- a CDS encoding flagellar protein FlaG, whose translation MIEALKTVTVDMVSKDLQITSQQQKKAESIGLQVGKQKEASEKELQKAVDEINDAFKSMNIQRQFVIDKDTEQVVVKILDSDKNEVIRQIPSEDALRISKNIKEMIGLLFDSKS comes from the coding sequence ATGATAGAGGCTTTAAAAACAGTTACTGTTGATATGGTTTCAAAAGATCTTCAGATTACCTCACAACAGCAAAAAAAAGCCGAATCGATTGGGCTGCAGGTGGGTAAGCAGAAAGAAGCCTCTGAAAAAGAACTGCAAAAAGCTGTAGATGAGATAAATGATGCTTTCAAAAGCATGAATATACAAAGGCAGTTTGTGATAGACAAAGATACAGAACAGGTGGTGGTAAAGATACTCGATTCAGACAAGAATGAGGTGATAAGGCAGATACCATCAGAGGATGCTCTGAGGATCAGCAAAAATATAAAAGAGATGATCGGATTACTCTTTGATAGCAAATCATAG